From Vicugna pacos chromosome 6, VicPac4, whole genome shotgun sequence, a single genomic window includes:
- the CATSPER2 gene encoding cation channel sperm-associated protein 2 isoform X2, translating to MATYRPAGHMQLPRADAIRSRLIDTFSLIEHLQGLSQAVPRHTIREILDPTHQKNLMLGDQHQLVRFSIKPRRVEQITDSQRLMSTLRVRCSQRPPLSLWAGWVLKCPFFTNFIIFLIFLNTIVLMVEIEVLESSNTQLWPLKLTLEVATWFILFTFIFEILLMWLSSFSLFWKNAWNVFDFVVTILSLLPEVVLLVGVTSQSIWLRLLRICRVLRSLKLFARFRQVRVIILALVRALKSMTFLLMLLLIFFYIFAVAGVYFFENYTRSTRQDLEYHMFFSDLLNSLVTVFILFTMDHWYALLQDTWKVPEVSRVFSSIYVILLLLLGSIVFRNIIVSMMVTNFQNIRNELNEEKTHLEVQHKADIFKWQIIQRRQNLAPEAQKSSIVKTDARDASQEGKSLNLTEASEEESKHSATKEGSRESKSKTKKSEVKKSASSPSCSSSNYSSPYESIYLDPIETPRE from the exons ATGGCCACTTATCGCCCAGCAGGACACATGCAACTGCCTCGAGCCGATGCCATTCGTTCCCGTCTCATTGATACTTTCTCTCTCATCGAGCATCTGCAAGGCTTGAGCCAAGCTGTGCCACGGCACACTATCCGAGAGATACTTG ATCCTACCCATCAGAAGAATCTTATGCTAGGAGACCAACACCAGCTTGTGCGCTTCTCCATAAAGCCTCGTCGTGTAGAACAGATTACAGACTCCCAGAGGCTGATGAGCACCCTTCGAGTGCGCTGCAGCCAGAGGCCACCTCTTTCCTTGTGGGCTGGATGGGTCCTTAAGT GTCCTTTCTTCACAAACTTCATCATCTTCCTCATCTTTTTGAATACGATTGTACTGATGGTTGAAATAG AAGTGCTAGAATCCTCAAATACTCAGTTGTGGCCACTGAAGCTGACTCTGGAAGTGGCAACTTGGTTCATCTTGTTTACTTTCATCTTTGAGATCCTTCTTATGTGGCTATCCAGCTTTTCCCTCTTCTGGAAGAATGCCTGGAATGTCTTTGACTTTGTTGTCACCATACTG tccctgcttcctgaGGTTGTGTTGCTGGTAGGGGTAACAAGCCAATCCATATGGCTCCGGTTGCTGAGGATCTGCCGGGTGCTGAGGTCTCTTAAACTCTTTGCACGATTCCGTCAAGTTCGAGTCATTATCTTGGCCCTGGTCAGGGCCCTCAAG AGCATGACCTTCCTCTTGATGTTGCTGCTCATATTCTTCTACATTTTTGCTGTGGCTGGTGTCTACTTCTTCGAGAATTACACCCGTTCAACTCGCCAGGACCTGGAGTACCACATGTTCTTCTC GGACCTGCTGAATTCCCTAGTAACGGTGTTCATCCTCTTCACCATGGATCACTGGTATGCACTGCTTCAGGATACCTGGAAGGTGCCTGAAGTGAGCCGCGTTTTCAGCAGTATCTATGTCATCCTCTTGTTGTTACTTGGTTCCATCGTCTTTCGAAATATCATAGTATCCATGATGG TTACTAACTTCCAGAATATCAGGAATGAGCTGAACGAAGAGAAGACACACCTGGAGGTTCAGCACAAAGCTGACATATTCAAGTGGCAGATTATCCAGAG gAGACAAAACCTAGCCCCTGAGGCACAGAAGTCAAGCATTGTCAAAACGGATGCCAG AGATGCCAGTCAAGAAGGGAAATCCTTGAACTTAACAGAAGCTTCTGAAGAAGAGTCTAAACACAGTGCCACTAAAGAGGGTTCAAGAGAATCTAAGTCAAAAACAAAGAAGTCAGAAGTGAAAAAGTCTGCCTCTTCCCCCTCCTGTTCATCCTCCAACTATTCCTCTCCTTATGAGTCCATATATTTGGACCCTATTG AAACCCCAAGGGAGTAA
- the CATSPER2 gene encoding cation channel sperm-associated protein 2 isoform X1, which translates to MATYRPAGHMQLPRADAIRSRLIDTFSLIEHLQGLSQAVPRHTIREILDPTHQKNLMLGDQHQLVRFSIKPRRVEQITDSQRLMSTLRVRCSQRPPLSLWAGWVLKCPFFTNFIIFLIFLNTIVLMVEIEVLESSNTQLWPLKLTLEVATWFILFTFIFEILLMWLSSFSLFWKNAWNVFDFVVTILSLLPEVVLLVGVTSQSIWLRLLRICRVLRSLKLFARFRQVRVIILALVRALKSMTFLLMLLLIFFYIFAVAGVYFFENYTRSTRQDLEYHMFFSDLLNSLVTVFILFTMDHWYALLQDTWKVPEVSRVFSSIYVILLLLLGSIVFRNIIVSMMVTNFQNIRNELNEEKTHLEVQHKADIFKWQIIQRRQNLAPEAQKSSIVKTDARDASQEGKSLNLTEASEEESKHSATKEGSRESKSKTKKSEVKKSASSPSCSSSNYSSPYESIYLDPIGQLDWETHVHQNLPGLMDMDQDERVVWPRDSLFRYFELLEKLQYNLEERKRLQEFAVQALMNFEDK; encoded by the exons ATGGCCACTTATCGCCCAGCAGGACACATGCAACTGCCTCGAGCCGATGCCATTCGTTCCCGTCTCATTGATACTTTCTCTCTCATCGAGCATCTGCAAGGCTTGAGCCAAGCTGTGCCACGGCACACTATCCGAGAGATACTTG ATCCTACCCATCAGAAGAATCTTATGCTAGGAGACCAACACCAGCTTGTGCGCTTCTCCATAAAGCCTCGTCGTGTAGAACAGATTACAGACTCCCAGAGGCTGATGAGCACCCTTCGAGTGCGCTGCAGCCAGAGGCCACCTCTTTCCTTGTGGGCTGGATGGGTCCTTAAGT GTCCTTTCTTCACAAACTTCATCATCTTCCTCATCTTTTTGAATACGATTGTACTGATGGTTGAAATAG AAGTGCTAGAATCCTCAAATACTCAGTTGTGGCCACTGAAGCTGACTCTGGAAGTGGCAACTTGGTTCATCTTGTTTACTTTCATCTTTGAGATCCTTCTTATGTGGCTATCCAGCTTTTCCCTCTTCTGGAAGAATGCCTGGAATGTCTTTGACTTTGTTGTCACCATACTG tccctgcttcctgaGGTTGTGTTGCTGGTAGGGGTAACAAGCCAATCCATATGGCTCCGGTTGCTGAGGATCTGCCGGGTGCTGAGGTCTCTTAAACTCTTTGCACGATTCCGTCAAGTTCGAGTCATTATCTTGGCCCTGGTCAGGGCCCTCAAG AGCATGACCTTCCTCTTGATGTTGCTGCTCATATTCTTCTACATTTTTGCTGTGGCTGGTGTCTACTTCTTCGAGAATTACACCCGTTCAACTCGCCAGGACCTGGAGTACCACATGTTCTTCTC GGACCTGCTGAATTCCCTAGTAACGGTGTTCATCCTCTTCACCATGGATCACTGGTATGCACTGCTTCAGGATACCTGGAAGGTGCCTGAAGTGAGCCGCGTTTTCAGCAGTATCTATGTCATCCTCTTGTTGTTACTTGGTTCCATCGTCTTTCGAAATATCATAGTATCCATGATGG TTACTAACTTCCAGAATATCAGGAATGAGCTGAACGAAGAGAAGACACACCTGGAGGTTCAGCACAAAGCTGACATATTCAAGTGGCAGATTATCCAGAG gAGACAAAACCTAGCCCCTGAGGCACAGAAGTCAAGCATTGTCAAAACGGATGCCAG AGATGCCAGTCAAGAAGGGAAATCCTTGAACTTAACAGAAGCTTCTGAAGAAGAGTCTAAACACAGTGCCACTAAAGAGGGTTCAAGAGAATCTAAGTCAAAAACAAAGAAGTCAGAAGTGAAAAAGTCTGCCTCTTCCCCCTCCTGTTCATCCTCCAACTATTCCTCTCCTTATGAGTCCATATATTTGGACCCTATTG GTCAGTTGGACTGGGAGACTCATGTGCACCAGAATCTGCCTGGGTTAATGGATATGGATCAGGATGAACGTGTTGTTTGGCCTAGAGATTCACTCTTCCGATATTTTGAGTTGCTGGAAAAGCTTCAGTATAACCTAGAGGAGCGTAAGCGGTTGCAGGAATTTGCAG TGCAGGCACTGATGAACTTTGAAGACAAGTAA